In Phocoena phocoena chromosome 11, mPhoPho1.1, whole genome shotgun sequence, one DNA window encodes the following:
- the NXPH4 gene encoding neurexophilin-4, with translation MRLLPEWLLLLFGPWLLRKAVSAQIPESGRPQYLELGPATAGEGAPGHRLPAPPRSNDGLGTARAWSWAWPANHTRTLARAGVAGAPVQRTKRKPSIKAARARKIFGWGDFYFRVHTLKFSLLVTGKIVDHVNGTFSVYFRHNSSSLGNLSVSIVPPSKRVEFGGVWLPGPAPHPLQSTLALEGVLPALGPPLGLAAAGSGLGGTLGGALAGPLGGALGVPGTKESRAFNCHVEYEKTNRARKHRPCLYDPSQVCFTEHTQSQAAWLCAKPFKVICIFVSFLSFDYKLVQKVCPDYNFQSEHPYFG, from the exons ATGCGGCTGCTCCCGGAATGGCTTCTCTTGCTCTTTGGCCCGTGGCTCTTGAGGAAG GCCGTCAGTGCCCAGATACCAGAGTCCGGGAGGCCGCAGTACCTGGAGCTGGGCCCGGCCACGGCCGGAGAGGGAGCCCCTGGCCATCGGCTCCCGGCGCCGCCGAGGTCCAACGACGGCCTGGGCACCGCCCGTGCCTGGAGCTGGGCCTGGCCGGCTAACCACACCCGGACACTGGCCCGGGCTGGGGTGGCCGGGGCCCCCGTGCAGCGCACCAAGAGAAAGCCGTCTATCAAAGCGGCCCGCGCCAGAAAGATTTTCGGCTGGGGGGACTTCTACTTCCGGGTGCACACTCTCAAGTTCTCGCTGCTGGTGACGGGTAAGATAGTTGACCATGTGAACGGTACCTTCAGCGTGTACTTCCGCCACAACTCGTCCAGCCTGGGCAACCTCAGCGTCAGCATCGTGCCGCCCTCCAAGCGTGTCGAGTTTGGGGGCGTCTGGCTGCCGGGGCCCGCCCCCCACCCTCTGCAGTCTACGCTGGCCCTGGAGGGGGTGCTCCCTGCGCTGGGGCCTCCGCTGGGGCTAGCGGCCGCGGGGTCGGGGCTAGGGGGCACCCTCGGGGGCGCGCTGGCGGGTCCGCTTGGGGGCGCGCTGGGAGTGCCCGGGACCAAAGAGTCACGCGCTTTCAACTGCCACGTGGAGTATGAGAAGACGAACCGCGCTCGCAAGCACCGCCCGTGCCTGTACGACCCATCGCAGGTGTGCTTCACCGAGCATACGCAGAGCCAGGCCGCCTGGCTCTGTGCCAAGCCCTTCAAAGTCATCTGCATTTTCGTCTCCTTCCTCAGCTTTGACTACAAACTGGTGCAGAAGGTGTGCCCAGACTATAACTTCCAGAGCGAGCACCCCTACTTTGGATAG